One Streptomyces hundungensis DNA segment encodes these proteins:
- a CDS encoding dihydrofolate reductase family protein yields MTFTATVFIGTSLDGFIARPDDDIEWLTSRGEQAGEMGFSAFLDSVDAVIMGRNTYEKVVGFGTESWPYGDRHIGVLSTTLPEDVDPRVTVYRDMDSLLADLDERGTKHVYPDGGRLIQSFVRAGRVDRFIISVAPVLIGAGHRLFGELLQDVPLRLDSVADVGGGFAQLRYTVEK; encoded by the coding sequence ATGACCTTCACCGCGACCGTGTTCATCGGCACCAGCCTCGACGGCTTCATCGCCCGTCCCGACGACGACATCGAATGGCTGACCTCGCGCGGCGAACAGGCCGGCGAGATGGGCTTCTCCGCGTTCCTCGACTCCGTGGACGCCGTCATCATGGGACGCAACACCTACGAGAAGGTCGTCGGCTTCGGCACGGAGAGCTGGCCCTACGGAGACCGCCACATCGGCGTCCTCAGCACCACGCTCCCCGAGGACGTCGACCCGCGCGTCACTGTTTACCGCGACATGGACAGCCTTCTCGCGGACCTGGACGAACGCGGGACGAAGCACGTCTATCCCGATGGCGGACGCCTCATCCAGAGCTTCGTCCGCGCCGGACGCGTGGACCGGTTCATCATCAGCGTCGCCCCGGTCCTGATCGGCGCCGGCCACCGGCTCTTCGGCGAGCTGCTCCAGGACGTCCCGCTGCGCCTGGACTCGGTCGCCGATGTCGGCGGCGGCTTCGCGCAGCTGCGCTACACGGTGGAGAAGTAG
- a CDS encoding CHAT domain-containing protein → MGRGGGCGTPASRPRRLSARPALPRSRTAGEQRGGHRQRQPVQVRRPADHRPRRARRAAPGIGARDRRRRREPSRHAVPARVRDVVQSHRAGGSPRPRTFPHRDTRLALGTHRTTGARRPRPHRPTGSGAALAACVVVSHEHADPPSPARGGRARIPRCGPRRIRRTGPRQCHGPCRLLVHTDPSSARDGAHDTRAAHRTTPALRRTRASGPARATGREARALSTWVSGARLTSLHGSQATVQAVKEALAHHTWVHFSCHGDQSITDPSTGGLILHDGRLTVADLVRARHPDSVLAFLAACKSASGGAAVPDEVLTPAAAFQYAGFRHVIGTMWAIDDDAASDLTERMYSDLFQHEPLDARDTAPALHRAVRDMRNASPYRPSTWASVVHLGA, encoded by the coding sequence ATGGGACGAGGCGGTGGATGCGGCACGCCGGCTTCCCGGCCTCGCCGCCTTTCTGCGCGACCGGCCCTCCCCCGTTCTCGAACTGCCGGAGAGCAGCGCGGCGGTCATCGTCAACGTCAGCCGGTACAGGTGCGACGCCCTGCTGATCACCGACCACGACGTGCGCGTCGTGCCGCTCCGGGTATCGGCGCGCGAGATCGCCGACGTCGCCGTGAGCCATCTCGTCATGCAGTCCCAGCACGCGTACGAGACGTCGTTCAAAGCCACCGCGCCGGCGGCAGCCCTCGTCCGCGAACATTCCCTCACCGAGACACTCGCCTGGCTCTGGGAACACATCGCACGACCGGTGCTCGACGCCCTCGGCCACACCGGCCCACCGGCTCAGGGGCAGCCCTGGCCGCGTGTGTGGTGGTGTCCCACGAGCATGCTGACCCACCTTCCCCTGCACGCGGCGGGCGAGCACGAATCCCTCGGTGCGGCCCACGGCGCATCCGACGAACCGGCCCGCGACAGTGTCATGGACCGTGTCGTCTCCTCGTACACACCGACCCTTCGAGCGCTCGCGACGGCGCTCACGACACCCGTGCGGCACACCGAACCACGCCTGCTCTCCGTCGCACCAGAGCCTCCGGACCAGCGCGCGCTACCGGGCGCGAGGCGCGAGCCCTGTCCACGTGGGTGTCCGGGGCCCGCCTGACGAGTCTCCACGGGTCACAAGCGACCGTTCAGGCCGTCAAAGAAGCCTTGGCGCACCACACTTGGGTGCACTTCAGCTGCCACGGCGACCAGAGCATCACGGACCCGTCCACCGGCGGACTGATCCTGCACGACGGCAGGCTCACCGTGGCGGATCTCGTACGGGCCCGGCACCCGGACAGCGTGCTGGCGTTCCTCGCCGCCTGCAAGTCGGCTTCCGGAGGAGCCGCCGTCCCGGATGAGGTCCTGACACCCGCGGCGGCCTTCCAGTACGCCGGATTCCGCCATGTCATCGGCACGATGTGGGCGATCGACGACGACGCGGCGAGTGACCTGACGGAGCGGATGTACAGCGACCTCTTCCAGCACGAGCCCCTCGACGCGCGTGACACGGCGCCCGCCCTCCATCGGGCCGTACGCGACATGCGGAACGCATCGCCGTACCGGCCCAGCACCTGGGCGTCCGTGGTGCACCTCGGCGCCTGA
- a CDS encoding alpha/beta fold hydrolase, giving the protein MFEGFETRRVQVEEASIFVRHGGEGPPVVLLHGHPRTSATWHRVAPLLVGRGFTVVCPDLRGYGRSTSPAPTADHSGHSKRAVAGDVVEVMRSLGHTRFALVGHDRGGCVALRPDVVRAMLEDYRAGLTIDRRHEEEDRAAGTGIQCPTQILWSLRDDLEDLYGDPLKIWRAWAPDVRGHGIDAGHHVAKEAPEALASSLAGFFGGRRDE; this is encoded by the coding sequence GTGTTCGAGGGCTTTGAGACCAGGCGGGTCCAGGTCGAAGAGGCGTCGATCTTCGTTCGTCATGGCGGAGAGGGGCCGCCCGTGGTGCTGCTGCACGGCCACCCCCGGACCTCCGCGACCTGGCACCGCGTCGCCCCGCTCCTGGTCGGACGCGGATTCACCGTGGTCTGTCCCGACCTGCGGGGGTACGGCCGGTCCACCAGTCCGGCGCCCACCGCGGACCACTCCGGACACTCCAAGCGGGCCGTCGCCGGAGACGTGGTGGAGGTGATGCGCTCCCTCGGCCACACCCGCTTCGCGCTCGTCGGGCACGACCGCGGGGGCTGTGTCGCGCTGCGTCCCGATGTGGTGCGGGCGATGCTGGAGGACTACAGGGCCGGCCTCACCATCGACCGACGGCACGAGGAGGAGGATCGCGCCGCCGGAACAGGGATCCAGTGCCCGACCCAGATCCTCTGGTCGCTCCGGGACGACCTCGAAGACCTGTACGGGGACCCGCTGAAGATATGGCGCGCCTGGGCACCGGACGTACGCGGCCACGGGATCGACGCCGGGCACCACGTGGCGAAGGAGGCCCCGGAAGCGCTGGCGTCCTCCCTCGCGGGGTTCTTCGGCGGACGGCGTGACGAGTAG
- a CDS encoding PP2C family protein-serine/threonine phosphatase gives MDRFTAAERALRQAAPHALLQAVQDALTQHYGAVSVDLLMADYAMTILQPVSALPYTGEPISVYQSSPGRAFGAQQPYVENDDRTGQLTAHLPISVRGDRIGVLTVTLPQDLYDARAQQELQDVAEVLGHEIVVGERDTDVYLQARRANRLTLAAEMQWQLLPGRSCSRPEYEIGAQLEPAYAIYGDNFDWSASASHLTLVVTNGMGEGIEAALLTNLAVNALRNARRAGLSLADQACLADQAVYGHYHGQAYLSTLLLRFDVATGETQIVDAGSPRMWRLRQGKAEQIQLEAQLPLGMFEDTLYTAEPFQVEPGDRLVFVSDGVYNVASPAGEPYSEKALMRALTSTRLLPASQVPRAVLQELAGHRGPIDADDDAMVVCLDWRGRQDTD, from the coding sequence GTGGACAGATTCACGGCGGCAGAACGCGCACTGCGCCAGGCGGCGCCGCACGCTCTGCTGCAAGCGGTGCAGGACGCTCTGACCCAGCACTACGGGGCCGTCTCCGTTGACCTGCTCATGGCCGACTACGCGATGACCATACTGCAACCGGTCAGCGCGCTCCCCTACACCGGCGAACCGATTTCTGTCTACCAGAGCTCTCCGGGGCGAGCCTTCGGTGCGCAGCAACCCTACGTCGAGAACGACGATCGCACAGGACAGCTGACGGCCCACCTGCCCATCAGCGTGCGGGGAGACCGCATCGGCGTCCTCACCGTGACCCTGCCCCAAGACCTCTACGACGCCCGGGCGCAGCAAGAACTCCAGGATGTCGCCGAAGTGCTCGGACACGAGATCGTCGTGGGCGAACGCGACACCGATGTGTACCTCCAGGCCCGGCGCGCCAACCGTCTGACGCTCGCCGCCGAAATGCAGTGGCAGCTCCTGCCCGGCCGGTCCTGCTCCCGCCCCGAGTACGAGATCGGGGCCCAGCTGGAGCCCGCGTACGCGATCTACGGCGACAACTTCGACTGGTCGGCCTCCGCCAGCCACCTCACCCTCGTCGTCACCAACGGCATGGGCGAGGGGATCGAAGCCGCTCTCCTCACCAACCTGGCCGTCAACGCCCTGCGCAACGCCCGCCGCGCCGGCCTGTCCCTCGCCGACCAGGCCTGCCTCGCCGACCAGGCCGTATACGGCCACTACCACGGCCAGGCCTACCTCTCCACGCTGCTGCTGCGCTTCGACGTCGCCACCGGTGAGACGCAGATCGTCGACGCCGGCTCGCCCCGCATGTGGCGCCTCAGGCAGGGCAAGGCCGAGCAGATCCAGCTGGAAGCCCAGCTTCCGCTCGGCATGTTCGAGGACACCCTCTACACGGCCGAGCCCTTCCAGGTCGAACCGGGCGACCGCCTGGTCTTCGTCAGTGACGGCGTCTACAACGTGGCCTCTCCCGCGGGCGAGCCCTACAGCGAGAAGGCACTGATGCGCGCCCTCACCAGCACACGACTGCTGCCGGCCTCCCAGGTCCCCCGCGCGGTCCTCCAGGAGCTGGCCGGACACCGCGGCCCGATCGACGCCGACGACGACGCGATGGTCGTCTGTCTCGACTGGCGGGGCCGTCAGGACACGGACTGA
- a CDS encoding TetR/AcrR family transcriptional regulator, with protein MPRPRVTSDTEILAAAARAIGAHGPGTLTLAHVAAEAGVSPATLSQRFGSKRGLLLAFAADAADRAAEPYRRARAAHDSPLAALHAVADAFAGVMSTPEEMANHLGMLQLDLCDVEFRAHAAAHIRAVNEALRELLTDAVAHGELPPGTDVPRLARAVQITTDGSLLRWALTGDGDPAALLHDDLDHLLGRTP; from the coding sequence ATGCCACGACCACGCGTCACCAGTGACACCGAGATCCTCGCCGCCGCCGCGCGCGCCATCGGCGCCCACGGCCCCGGCACGCTCACCCTGGCGCACGTCGCCGCGGAGGCGGGCGTATCGCCGGCGACGTTGTCCCAGCGGTTCGGGTCGAAGCGGGGGCTGCTGCTTGCGTTCGCCGCGGACGCCGCCGACAGGGCCGCCGAGCCCTACCGCAGGGCGCGGGCCGCACATGACTCACCGCTGGCGGCCCTGCACGCCGTCGCCGACGCGTTCGCCGGCGTCATGTCCACCCCCGAGGAGATGGCCAACCACCTCGGCATGCTCCAACTCGACCTGTGCGACGTCGAGTTCCGCGCCCATGCCGCCGCACACATCCGCGCCGTCAACGAGGCCCTGAGGGAGCTGCTCACCGACGCCGTCGCGCACGGTGAACTCCCCCCGGGCACGGACGTGCCGCGCCTGGCCCGCGCGGTCCAGATCACCACCGACGGCTCCCTTCTGCGCTGGGCGCTCACCGGCGACGGCGATCCCGCCGCCCTCCTCCATGACGACCTCGACCACCTGCTCGGGAGGACCCCATGA
- a CDS encoding PP2C family protein-serine/threonine phosphatase, translating to MNKDSSTWLGVAESALRAAPPTALVSTASALLAKHAQAAQVHLLLADYGLTVLQPVTHLPCTGDATDVRDGGAAGRAFTAEAPVIEVTGDPGMVVVHLPVSVRGDRLGILSVHLPEHATRGASGVLELAAFATALGHELLVAERDTDLYLQARRRKRLTLAAEMQWQLLPGRGFSREEFTLGAHLEPAYAVGGDNFDWTVTDDSLTITVTDGQGHGIQAALLTNLTVNALRNARRAGISLEDQACLADQAVYGEYGGKLSAPTLLLSIDLASGLTHVVDAGSPQLFRLRDSTAQQVPLDAQLPLGMFEETEYRAEQFALEPGDRLVIVSSGVHAAQRADTSAFGERALRETIAATRSASTHETARSLVDGLVQYHGGGDLPSDAAVVCLHWRGRP from the coding sequence ATGAACAAGGATTCGTCAACCTGGCTGGGTGTGGCCGAGAGCGCCCTGAGGGCGGCGCCGCCGACGGCGCTCGTCTCCACGGCCAGCGCGCTGCTCGCCAAGCACGCCCAGGCCGCCCAGGTGCACCTCCTGTTGGCGGATTACGGGCTCACCGTGCTCCAGCCGGTGACGCACCTGCCCTGCACCGGTGACGCGACGGACGTGCGCGACGGAGGAGCCGCAGGCCGCGCCTTCACCGCCGAGGCACCCGTCATCGAGGTCACCGGTGACCCCGGGATGGTCGTCGTCCACCTGCCCGTCAGCGTGCGGGGGGACCGGCTCGGCATCCTCTCGGTCCACCTGCCGGAGCACGCCACCCGGGGCGCGTCGGGCGTGCTGGAACTCGCGGCCTTCGCCACCGCGCTGGGCCATGAACTGCTCGTCGCCGAGCGCGACACCGACCTGTACCTCCAGGCCCGGCGCCGCAAGAGACTCACGCTCGCCGCGGAGATGCAGTGGCAGCTCCTGCCCGGCCGAGGCTTCAGCCGCGAGGAATTCACCCTCGGCGCCCATCTGGAACCCGCTTACGCCGTGGGCGGTGACAACTTCGACTGGACCGTCACTGACGACTCGCTGACCATCACCGTCACCGACGGACAGGGCCACGGCATCCAGGCCGCCCTCTTGACCAACCTCACCGTGAACGCGCTGCGCAACGCGCGCAGGGCGGGCATCTCCCTGGAAGACCAGGCATGCCTCGCCGACCAGGCGGTCTACGGGGAGTACGGCGGCAAACTGTCCGCCCCGACGCTGCTGCTGAGCATCGACCTGGCGTCCGGCCTCACGCACGTCGTGGACGCCGGTTCTCCCCAGCTCTTCCGCCTTCGCGACAGCACGGCCCAGCAGGTCCCGCTCGACGCCCAGCTGCCCCTGGGCATGTTCGAGGAGACCGAGTACCGGGCGGAACAGTTCGCTCTCGAACCGGGCGACCGGCTCGTCATCGTGAGCAGCGGCGTTCACGCCGCTCAGCGGGCCGACACCAGCGCCTTCGGCGAACGAGCCCTTCGCGAGACCATCGCCGCCACCCGTAGCGCGTCCACGCACGAAACGGCGCGCTCTCTCGTCGACGGGCTGGTGCAGTACCACGGCGGGGGAGACCTGCCCTCCGATGCGGCCGTCGTCTGCTTGCACTGGCGAGGCCGTCCCTAG
- a CDS encoding MarR family transcriptional regulator: protein MTVESGHSDGAATDGRRAAALAAREAIEVLEILWSKGGDLAPIAPVSTSQLRVLYILADNDGINLRALGNELGSTPSSVSRMCDRLHAIGFVERTPSSASRREVELRLTGAGTRYLSDLRTRREAALAEVVATMAPEEQAAFARGLAFFRSAVLRGAGDAASVRGTVADTA from the coding sequence GTGACTGTTGAAAGCGGGCACTCCGACGGTGCTGCCACCGACGGCCGGAGAGCCGCCGCGCTAGCGGCCCGCGAGGCTATCGAAGTGCTTGAGATCCTGTGGAGCAAGGGTGGAGATTTGGCACCCATCGCTCCAGTGTCGACCTCTCAGCTGAGGGTTCTGTACATCCTCGCGGACAACGACGGGATCAACCTGCGCGCCCTGGGTAACGAACTGGGTTCGACTCCCTCGTCGGTGAGCCGTATGTGCGACCGTCTTCACGCGATCGGCTTCGTCGAGAGGACCCCCAGCTCGGCCAGCAGGCGGGAAGTCGAACTGCGCCTGACGGGCGCGGGCACCCGCTACCTCAGCGATCTCAGGACGCGCCGGGAGGCGGCGCTGGCCGAGGTGGTCGCCACTATGGCGCCCGAGGAACAGGCCGCTTTCGCGCGGGGGCTGGCCTTCTTCCGGTCGGCGGTGCTGCGCGGCGCGGGCGATGCCGCTTCGGTGCGCGGCACGGTGGCGGACACGGCCTGA
- a CDS encoding MarR family winged helix-turn-helix transcriptional regulator, with amino-acid sequence MDRTESGDDSLDAFARQVSEQAEALVAAWNEVERTAVPRLSGLQLQALLITYRTPGINLTGMAERVGAAPPTVSRLCDRLEAAGLLVRRRATTSRREIGLTLTAQGHDILAALAERRFLAVRRVLQQVPAAQREALLAGLRAFSEAAEPLNDGGPSL; translated from the coding sequence ATGGACCGTACGGAATCCGGTGACGATTCCCTCGATGCCTTTGCCCGGCAGGTGTCTGAACAGGCAGAAGCCCTGGTGGCGGCGTGGAACGAGGTCGAGCGGACAGCAGTGCCCCGCCTGTCCGGTTTGCAGCTCCAAGCCCTGTTGATCACCTATCGGACGCCGGGGATCAATCTCACCGGGATGGCGGAACGGGTGGGGGCCGCGCCTCCCACGGTCAGCAGGCTCTGCGACCGGCTGGAGGCGGCGGGGCTCCTGGTCCGCCGGCGTGCCACGACCAGTCGCCGGGAAATCGGGCTCACCCTGACCGCCCAGGGGCACGACATACTGGCCGCCCTGGCCGAGCGCCGTTTCCTGGCTGTCCGCCGAGTGCTCCAGCAGGTCCCGGCCGCCCAGCGTGAAGCGCTCCTCGCGGGCCTGCGGGCCTTCTCCGAAGCCGCGGAACCGTTGAACGACGGCGGCCCCAGCCTCTGA